The window GCTCACCGCGGCGCTGGGCATGTCCTATGCCGGGGCTGCGCACTACGCATAGCCCCTGGAGGACTGCTGGTGCCGGAGGCGCAGGCCCCATCTCTACCGTGCCCAGTGGACGCCGAGTTCGGCGAGCGGGGCGAGCTGTGCCGGGTCGAGTCGGTCGTGGCGGGCTTTGATGTTGCGGAGCCGGATTCCGGTGCGGTGTTCGGTCCCGTCGGGCAGGACCTGGACGCCGCCGCGCCCGGGCAGTCGGCCTTCCCGTGCGATGTACTGCGCGAGCGCCTCGACGCCTTTCTGGAGCGCCCCGCCGCCCTTGCCGGGCCCGGATGCCACGGCCGTCTTCGCGGGGGCCTTGTGTGCCCGCGCGGTCTTCTTCACGCCCAGCTCGCCGAGCCTGCGCTGCTGCTCGGCGTTCAGCTTGCTGAAGTCCCGGCGCTGGGTGGCGAGCCAGCGTCCGACGTCCTCGCCGTGCCGGGTGACCCTGGGCACGACGTCGTCGAGCAGGGCGCCGTCGGCGAGGAGCTGGGCGAGGTAGGCGTAGTGCCGCTGCCAGTCGACCGTCCACCCGCTCTCGCGCGGGTTCCAGTCCGGATCGAGGGCCGTGGGTTTCTCCGCCCGTCGGCCGGTGCGGCCTTGGTTCTTCCCGAGTCCGTCGGGGCGTCGGATGTTCGTCGGCCACTGCCCCACGGCCTTGTCCAGGCGGTCGCGTGCCGCGCGGCGCGTTCAGGGTCCCGTGGAGCTCGGAGTAGGCCCGTGCGGAGGCGAGGTGCCCTCGCACCCGCCACGGGTGTGCGTTTTGCACACGCCATATGCGGAATGCGCATGCTTCTCGGGTAGGGTGGATGTCATGGTGATGAGTACCGAGGAGATGTTGCGGGTGACGGTGACCGCGATCACCCACCGCACGGGGGAGCAGCAGGCCGACGTGGCAGCGGCTTTGGGGCTGACGCAAAGCCAGATCAGCCGCAGACAGCGGGGCCTGGCCTCCTGGACCCTGGCCGATTGCGATCGTCTCGCCACGCACTGGGGCATGCCCGTCCTCGACCTCCTGGCAGGCCCCACGCACGCCTTGACCCGCCTGCCCGCCGGCGCCACTCAGACCCTCCTGCCGCTCGACTTTCCGGCCCCGGCTCAGGTCGAGCCCGGCCCGGTCGAGCCGGCTCCGACCCCGGTCGAGCCCGCTCCGGTCGAGCCGACCCCGGTCGAGCCCGCTCAGGTCGAGCCGGGCCCGGTCGAGCCGGCTCCGGTTGAGGTTGCCCGCAGTGCCCCGGGTCGGCGCGCTCTCGCCGCCGAGCCGGCTACGACCGCCACCACCCCGCCCCGGCGCGCCCTCGCCGCCGAGCCGGCCCCGGCTGCCGCCGCGCCGCCCGTGCTCAAGCGTGTGGCGGC of the Streptomyces sp. NBC_01426 genome contains:
- a CDS encoding helicase associated domain-containing protein, translated to MGQWPTNIRRPDGLGKNQGRTGRRAEKPTALDPDWNPRESGWTVDWQRHYAYLAQLLADGALLDDVVPRVTRHGEDVGRWLATQRRDFSKLNAEQQRRLGELGVKKTARAHKAPAKTAVASGPGKGGGALQKGVEALAQYIAREGRLPGRGGVQVLPDGTEHRTGIRLRNIKARHDRLDPAQLAPLAELGVHWAR